One Methylosarcina fibrata AML-C10 DNA segment encodes these proteins:
- a CDS encoding MBL fold metallo-hydrolase — protein MIDPAPETLLPYCPTSLTEQLLTGGPRILLYGEAGIGKSYLVNELARIFAEKGLSCSCITADPGSPLFGLPGTVSLGQWRKEGWQVSSFEALCSLDAGRFRLPLLTAVGRLSRKVPTGLLLVDSPGVVRGIAGAEWLTGVAELLNIDTVLVLNRRSKPLPLRQELSSLGIHILAVHAHPDACHPGQTARTRKRTERWRAYLETLQDIAVHLDDLHLIGAPPPIDVPAAWNGRQCAFVEPGRTVSIGEIVALEQRRLRIRLPRAASTTGILLVRDARSEKNGLLVSARPFTSGNLQFLPPPDALPYRARDDGGGPRPVARLRGGFATMINGVFGDPLLHLRLRQRQRSLLFDLGDSGRLPTRIAHQVSDVFISHAHIDHIGGFLWLLRSRFGDFPSCRLYGPPGLAAHIRGLIAGVLWDRIGDAGPRFEIVEIHGDRLRRTRLQAGLREGVALPEVPLANGIVLDDPLFRVRTATLDHLTQVQAYAFESKPSISVDSAVLKAMGLPPGPWLNRLKALIGKGDGETMMPLPDGNRRKAAEVAAQLLIVRPGEKLVYATDLADTAANRKALSTLAERSDFFFCEAAFLEDDADQAQRTGHLTARACGEIANLADVKQLVPFHFSRRYENRPEAVYREIGAVCSRVVTPAQSGKND, from the coding sequence ATGATCGATCCAGCGCCGGAAACGCTATTGCCGTATTGTCCTACCAGTCTGACCGAGCAATTGCTAACCGGAGGGCCGAGGATTTTGCTGTACGGCGAGGCAGGCATCGGCAAGTCCTACCTGGTTAACGAACTGGCCCGGATCTTCGCCGAAAAGGGTCTGTCCTGCTCCTGCATCACCGCCGATCCCGGCTCGCCCCTGTTCGGTTTGCCGGGCACCGTGTCTTTGGGGCAGTGGCGGAAAGAAGGCTGGCAAGTCTCGTCATTCGAAGCCTTGTGCTCGTTGGATGCGGGCCGCTTCCGCCTGCCGCTTCTAACCGCGGTCGGCCGGTTGAGCCGCAAGGTACCCACGGGTCTGCTGCTGGTCGATTCCCCCGGCGTGGTTCGGGGGATCGCCGGAGCCGAATGGCTGACCGGCGTGGCCGAACTGCTGAACATCGACACTGTGCTGGTGCTGAACCGCCGGTCGAAACCGCTGCCGTTAAGGCAGGAGCTGTCGTCCTTGGGCATTCACATTCTTGCCGTTCATGCGCATCCCGATGCCTGTCATCCCGGCCAAACGGCCAGAACGCGCAAAAGAACCGAACGGTGGCGCGCTTATCTCGAGACCCTTCAGGACATAGCGGTTCACCTTGACGACCTTCATTTGATCGGCGCGCCGCCGCCTATCGACGTGCCGGCGGCCTGGAACGGCCGCCAATGCGCCTTTGTCGAGCCCGGCCGGACCGTGAGCATCGGCGAAATCGTTGCCCTGGAACAGAGGCGGCTTCGAATCCGTCTGCCCAGGGCGGCATCGACCACCGGCATTCTGCTGGTGCGCGATGCCCGCAGCGAGAAAAACGGCCTGCTGGTCAGCGCCAGGCCGTTCACTTCCGGCAATCTGCAATTTTTGCCGCCGCCCGACGCCCTGCCCTATCGGGCCAGGGATGACGGCGGAGGACCCAGGCCCGTCGCCCGATTGCGCGGCGGTTTCGCGACGATGATCAACGGCGTTTTCGGTGACCCGCTGCTGCATCTTAGGCTCCGCCAGCGCCAACGCAGCCTGCTGTTCGATCTTGGCGACTCCGGCCGCCTGCCCACCCGCATCGCCCATCAGGTCAGCGATGTCTTCATCAGCCATGCCCATATCGACCATATCGGCGGCTTTCTCTGGCTGTTGCGTTCCCGTTTCGGCGATTTTCCAAGCTGTCGCCTGTACGGTCCGCCGGGACTGGCCGCGCATATCCGGGGCCTGATCGCCGGCGTGCTCTGGGACCGCATCGGCGATGCCGGGCCGCGGTTCGAAATCGTCGAAATTCACGGTGATCGCTTGCGCCGGACCCGGCTGCAGGCCGGCCTAAGGGAAGGCGTTGCGCTTCCCGAAGTGCCGCTTGCGAACGGAATCGTCCTGGACGATCCGCTGTTCCGCGTCCGCACCGCGACGCTGGACCATCTCACACAGGTACAAGCTTATGCTTTCGAGAGCAAGCCCAGCATCAGCGTCGATAGCGCCGTGCTCAAAGCGATGGGCCTTCCGCCCGGCCCCTGGCTGAACCGTCTGAAGGCGCTGATCGGCAAGGGCGACGGCGAAACGATGATGCCATTGCCCGACGGCAACCGCCGGAAGGCAGCGGAGGTAGCCGCACAGCTTCTGATCGTCAGGCCCGGAGAAAAGCTGGTCTATGCGACCGATCTGGCCGATACCGCAGCCAACCGGAAAGCACTCAGCACCCTGGCGGAGCGCTCCGACTTTTTTTTCTGCGAGGCCGCCTTTCTCGAAGACGATGCCGATCAGGCGCAGCGCACCGGCCATTTGACGGCAAGGGCCTGCGGCGAAATCGCAAATCTGGCCGACGTCAAGCAACTGGTGCCGTTCCATTTTTCCCGGCGCTATGAAAACCGGCCCGAAGCCGTCTACCGGGAAATCGGCGCGGTCTGTTCAAGAGTCGTCACTCCTGCGCAAAGCGGCAAGAACGATTGA
- a CDS encoding VanZ family protein produces MSIGIKISKYWGFIFWICLLLILFLSLMPTVPHMPTTGWDKTNHLVTFAFLSVLGRKAYPERHAALFLGLLFYGGLIELLQFFTPSHFAEWEDWAADGLGLVIGGRLEGLFYRSGRASYSE; encoded by the coding sequence ATGAGTATCGGCATAAAAATAAGCAAATACTGGGGCTTCATTTTCTGGATTTGCCTGCTATTGATTCTTTTTCTGTCTTTAATGCCCACCGTGCCTCATATGCCGACTACGGGTTGGGACAAGACCAACCATCTTGTTACTTTCGCTTTTCTGTCCGTTCTGGGACGCAAGGCCTATCCGGAGCGTCATGCGGCGCTGTTCCTGGGGTTGCTGTTTTACGGGGGGCTCATCGAATTATTGCAGTTCTTTACGCCTTCCCATTTCGCGGAATGGGAAGACTGGGCCGCGGATGGCTTGGGGTTGGTTATCGGAGGGAGGCTGGAAGGTTTATTCTACAGGTCCGGCCGCGCTTCTTATTCGGAATGA
- the wrbA gene encoding NAD(P)H:quinone oxidoreductase: MSKILVLYYSMYGHVETLAKAVAEGARSVEGVEVVVKRVPELMPEDKARKAGAKLDQEAPIATTDELPDYDAIIFGTPTRFGNMCAQMRNFLDQTGKHWTQGSLIGKVGSVFTSTATQHGGQETTVTSFHTTLLHHGMVIVGVPYSCQGLVNMNEITGGSPYGAATLAGGDGSRRPSENELAIARFQGEHVAKIAKKLAA, encoded by the coding sequence ATGAGCAAAATCCTAGTTTTGTATTACAGCATGTATGGACATGTCGAAACCCTGGCGAAGGCGGTGGCCGAGGGGGCGCGTTCGGTTGAAGGCGTTGAAGTTGTCGTCAAGCGGGTGCCCGAACTGATGCCGGAAGACAAGGCGCGCAAGGCCGGGGCGAAACTGGATCAGGAGGCGCCCATCGCCACGACGGACGAGTTGCCGGATTACGACGCGATCATTTTCGGGACGCCCACCCGTTTCGGCAACATGTGCGCCCAGATGCGCAATTTCCTCGATCAGACCGGAAAGCATTGGACTCAGGGCTCGCTGATCGGCAAGGTGGGCAGCGTCTTTACCTCCACTGCGACCCAGCACGGCGGTCAGGAGACCACCGTTACCTCGTTTCATACGACGCTCTTGCACCACGGCATGGTCATCGTCGGCGTGCCGTATTCCTGCCAGGGGCTAGTCAACATGAATGAAATCACCGGCGGCTCGCCTTACGGCGCGGCGACGCTGGCGGGCGGCGACGGCAGCCGCCGGCCGTCGGAGAACGAATTGGCCATCGCCCGATTTCAAGGCGAGCATGTGGCGAAAATCGCCAAAAAGCTGGCGGCGTAA
- a CDS encoding EAL domain-containing protein, with amino-acid sequence MTSTLITTLNEKMQDALLHDFQEHLLPGKAGQYFGRYRGFHLESVFQPLVAGEGGILGYEALLRPSLGRTLQVETPFVFRYIEKTGGLVIFDRICRTLHLLNFLPFSSARDLLFINVHPALLSRVDTHGKVFEGIVQSLSVPPGRVVIELEESDQEDSPLLDKALRNFRQSGFKIAVSDFGKERSDFKRLWRISPDFVKLDNSLLHAAVKDDKARRSLPTLVELIHQSGSVAIVQGVDTPEQLALAEQSGARFRQGFCLSRPNSAAYWLKQKNAWHPGQQAGG; translated from the coding sequence ATGACCAGCACTCTCATCACGACCTTGAACGAAAAAATGCAGGACGCGTTGCTGCACGATTTTCAAGAACATCTGCTTCCCGGCAAAGCCGGTCAATATTTCGGCCGGTATCGGGGGTTCCATCTTGAAAGCGTATTTCAGCCGCTGGTTGCAGGCGAAGGCGGTATTCTGGGCTACGAAGCGCTGCTCAGGCCTTCGCTCGGCAGAACGTTACAAGTGGAGACGCCTTTTGTCTTCCGGTACATCGAGAAAACCGGAGGATTGGTTATTTTCGACCGGATCTGCCGAACGCTCCATCTGCTGAATTTTCTTCCGTTCAGCTCCGCCCGGGATCTGCTTTTCATCAACGTTCATCCGGCCTTGTTGAGCCGCGTCGATACGCACGGCAAGGTATTCGAAGGCATCGTGCAGTCGCTTTCGGTGCCGCCCGGGCGCGTCGTGATCGAACTGGAGGAAAGCGATCAGGAAGATTCGCCGCTGCTGGACAAGGCGCTGAGGAATTTTCGCCAAAGCGGATTCAAGATCGCGGTTTCGGACTTCGGCAAGGAACGCAGCGATTTCAAGCGATTGTGGCGGATCAGCCCCGATTTCGTGAAACTGGACAACTCCCTCCTGCACGCGGCGGTAAAGGATGACAAAGCCCGACGTTCCTTGCCCACGCTGGTGGAGTTGATCCATCAATCCGGCAGCGTCGCCATTGTTCAGGGGGTCGATACGCCCGAGCAATTGGCTCTTGCGGAACAGTCCGGAGCGCGCTTTCGCCAGGGATTCTGTCTGTCGAGACCGAATTCCGCCGCTTATTGGCTCAAGCAAAAAAACGCCTGGCATCCCGGCCAGCAGGCCGGAGGCTGA
- a CDS encoding Kazal-type serine protease inhibitor family protein has translation MPYKLIVSFIGCCFTLALAGCEDKSNTPPPPKTEICGTIKGISCPTGQYCDFGVGQCKVADAQGTCKTRPDVCTREFRPVCGCDGKTYGNACTAAAAGVSIDHEGECAPANPQACGGIAGTQCPEGQSCVDDPTDSCDPAQGGADCGGICKSQ, from the coding sequence ATGCCGTACAAGCTCATCGTATCATTCATCGGCTGCTGTTTCACTCTGGCCCTTGCCGGCTGCGAAGACAAGTCGAATACCCCACCGCCGCCGAAAACGGAGATTTGCGGCACCATCAAGGGAATTAGCTGCCCTACGGGGCAATACTGCGACTTCGGAGTCGGTCAGTGTAAGGTAGCCGATGCCCAAGGCACCTGCAAGACCCGGCCCGACGTTTGCACCAGGGAATTCCGGCCGGTCTGCGGCTGCGACGGCAAGACTTACGGCAATGCCTGTACCGCTGCGGCGGCCGGCGTCTCCATCGACCACGAAGGAGAATGCGCTCCGGCCAATCCGCAGGCCTGTGGGGGCATCGCCGGAACTCAATGTCCCGAAGGCCAAAGCTGCGTCGACGATCCCACGGACAGTTGCGATCCCGCCCAGGGCGGCGCCGATTGCGGCGGAATCTGCAAGAGCCAGTGA
- the treY gene encoding malto-oligosyltrehalose synthase produces the protein MNEWHAKFPALADTEGGTLKLAPPPSEAAIPVATYRMQFNKQFNFTEATRYLSYLRRLGISHCYASPFLKARPGSSHGYDIVDHNTINPEIGSREDFERFVAELRKNGMGLIMDVVPNHVGIMGNNNEWWLDVLENGQTSAYASFFDIDWHPGNRALQNKILVPVLGGPYGDILEQHELKLFFDVFKGEFAIDYHQHCFPVDPQTYPFILNSQHEALKKTFAADDPVFLEYQTLENSFSKLPQRTETTEEKKEERNRDKEVFKKHLARLCADNPPVLRHIEARLDEINRSVGESSELHALLEQQVYRLAYWRVAGDEINYRRFFDVNDLAGVRVEDEQVFDATHRFILSLIAERKIQGLRIDHADGLYDPVAYYQRLCRKLSEALGIEPPPSTPPVYVVAEKIVANYEYLSSDWAIHGTTGYEYANAVNGVFIDSRAEPVLTRCYGQFIKERKDFGEVVYQAKKFVIATLLASELTVLANQLNRIAQASYKTRDYTLNALRQALTEVVACFPVYRTYINSEPPSKKDGQYIHWAVQCGRQRSRAADKTVFDFIRSVLLLEPNPMVASRDLLRFVMKLQQYTAPVMAKGYEDTALYEYHRLVSLNEVGGDPGCFGTSVNAFHHINQERLRKWPHSLLSLSTHDSKHSADVRAKLNVLSEMPRPWQEAVIRWHKLNRPHRSKARKKHITRNDEYLFYQVLIGTWPLAALTDPELERYRERIRNYMIKAIREAKQETSWVNPDEAYEQAVDDFVCRCLDVKTRSPFLTDFVHFEKQIRKPGLLNALAQTVLHLTSPGVPDLYQGSELWQFTLVDPDNRRPIDFHRHERILDEMEALLAESDGDRGPLIDALLGTMDDGRIKLFTVTLTLRFRLRHSALFQQGEYIKISVRGRHADHCLAYARKIPDDFAVIVVPRLTASLFNAGFDPPFQGFWDNTWLELPPDAPTDYREWFSRRKMAATPAEDHLQLRVRDVFNAFPFAILSAP, from the coding sequence ATGAACGAATGGCATGCGAAGTTTCCGGCTCTCGCCGACACCGAAGGCGGCACGCTGAAACTGGCGCCGCCCCCGAGCGAAGCGGCGATTCCCGTCGCTACCTATCGCATGCAGTTCAACAAGCAATTCAATTTCACCGAAGCGACCCGCTACCTTTCCTATCTGCGCCGGCTCGGCATCAGCCACTGTTACGCCTCGCCTTTTTTGAAAGCGCGTCCCGGCAGCAGCCACGGTTACGATATCGTCGATCACAATACCATCAATCCCGAAATCGGCAGCCGGGAAGATTTCGAGCGTTTTGTTGCCGAACTGCGGAAAAACGGCATGGGCCTGATCATGGACGTCGTGCCGAACCACGTCGGCATCATGGGCAACAATAACGAGTGGTGGCTCGACGTGCTGGAGAACGGACAGACTTCGGCTTACGCCTCTTTTTTCGACATCGACTGGCATCCCGGCAATCGGGCGCTGCAAAACAAAATCCTGGTTCCCGTTCTGGGCGGCCCGTACGGGGACATCCTGGAACAGCATGAATTAAAATTGTTTTTCGATGTGTTCAAAGGCGAGTTTGCCATCGATTACCATCAGCATTGTTTTCCGGTGGATCCGCAGACCTACCCGTTCATCCTGAATTCCCAGCATGAGGCGTTGAAAAAAACGTTCGCCGCCGACGATCCGGTCTTTCTGGAATATCAGACGCTCGAAAACAGCTTCAGCAAATTGCCGCAGCGCACCGAAACGACGGAAGAAAAGAAGGAGGAGCGCAACCGGGACAAAGAAGTGTTCAAGAAACATCTTGCCCGCCTTTGTGCCGATAATCCGCCGGTTCTTCGGCACATCGAAGCCCGCCTCGACGAAATCAACCGCTCGGTGGGAGAAAGCAGTGAACTGCACGCCCTGCTGGAACAGCAGGTTTACCGTCTGGCCTACTGGCGCGTCGCCGGCGATGAAATCAATTATCGCCGATTTTTCGACGTCAACGATCTGGCCGGCGTCCGCGTCGAGGATGAACAGGTTTTCGACGCCACGCACCGGTTCATTCTGTCGCTGATCGCGGAGCGTAAAATCCAGGGGCTCAGAATCGATCATGCCGACGGACTGTACGATCCCGTGGCTTACTATCAGCGTCTCTGCCGCAAACTCTCGGAGGCTCTCGGCATCGAGCCGCCGCCCAGTACGCCGCCCGTTTACGTCGTGGCCGAAAAAATCGTCGCCAATTACGAATATCTGTCGAGCGACTGGGCGATTCACGGCACGACGGGTTACGAATACGCCAATGCCGTCAACGGCGTTTTCATCGACAGCCGGGCGGAACCGGTTCTGACGCGCTGTTACGGACAGTTTATCAAGGAGCGGAAGGATTTCGGCGAAGTGGTTTACCAGGCCAAAAAGTTCGTGATCGCCACGCTGCTGGCCAGTGAACTCACCGTGCTCGCCAATCAGCTCAACAGAATCGCGCAGGCCAGTTATAAAACCCGCGACTATACCCTGAATGCCTTGCGGCAGGCTTTGACCGAAGTCGTCGCCTGCTTTCCGGTGTACCGTACTTACATCAACAGCGAGCCGCCCAGCAAGAAAGACGGCCAGTACATCCATTGGGCGGTTCAATGCGGCAGGCAGCGAAGCCGCGCCGCCGACAAGACCGTATTCGATTTCATCCGGAGCGTTCTGTTGCTGGAACCGAATCCGATGGTGGCGAGCCGGGATCTGCTCCGGTTCGTGATGAAACTGCAGCAGTATACCGCTCCGGTCATGGCCAAAGGCTATGAGGACACCGCGCTGTACGAATACCACCGCCTCGTTTCCTTGAACGAGGTGGGCGGCGATCCGGGCTGCTTCGGCACTTCGGTGAATGCCTTTCATCACATCAATCAGGAACGGCTCAGGAAATGGCCGCACAGTCTTCTGAGCTTGTCTACGCACGACAGCAAGCACAGCGCCGACGTTCGGGCGAAACTCAACGTTTTGAGTGAAATGCCCAGGCCATGGCAGGAAGCCGTCATCCGCTGGCATAAATTGAACCGGCCGCACCGGTCCAAAGCGCGTAAAAAACACATCACCCGCAATGACGAGTATCTGTTTTATCAGGTCCTGATCGGAACCTGGCCGCTGGCGGCTTTGACCGATCCGGAACTGGAACGTTACCGGGAGCGGATCCGCAACTATATGATCAAGGCGATCCGGGAAGCCAAACAGGAGACTTCCTGGGTCAATCCCGACGAAGCTTACGAGCAGGCGGTGGACGATTTCGTTTGCCGGTGCCTGGACGTCAAAACCCGGTCGCCGTTTCTAACGGACTTCGTCCATTTCGAAAAACAAATCCGAAAACCGGGCCTTTTGAATGCTCTGGCGCAAACCGTGCTGCACCTGACTTCGCCCGGCGTGCCGGATTTGTACCAGGGAAGCGAATTATGGCAGTTTACCCTGGTCGATCCCGACAACCGGCGTCCGATCGATTTTCACCGGCACGAACGAATTCTGGACGAGATGGAAGCGTTGCTGGCCGAGTCGGACGGCGACCGAGGGCCGCTGATTGATGCCTTGCTGGGGACCATGGACGACGGGCGCATCAAACTGTTCACGGTTACCCTGACCTTACGTTTCCGGCTTCGCCATTCCGCGTTATTCCAGCAAGGCGAATACATTAAAATCAGCGTCCGCGGCAGGCACGCCGACCACTGTCTCGCCTATGCCAGAAAGATTCCGGATGATTTTGCCGTTATCGTGGTCCCGAGGTTAACGGCCTCGCTGTTCAATGCGGGATTCGATCCGCCGTTTCAGGGTTTTTGGGACAATACCTGGCTGGAACTGCCGCCGGATGCGCCGACGGACTATCGGGAATGGTTTTCTCGGCGCAAAATGGCCGCCACGCCCGCCGAAGATCATCTTCAACTTCGGGTGCGGGACGTGTTTAACGCCTTTCCTTTCGCCATTTTATCGGCGCCCTGA
- the treZ gene encoding malto-oligosyltrehalose trehalohydrolase, with product MTDVHSCHPMPFGTRILDDGRVNFRLWAPGAQRVELCLQGAAPEFRLHMAAEDDGWFGITTELASSGFYYQYLINGTHYVPDPASRYQPWDVHGSSQVVDPSAYRWQDHGWQAGPWEDTVIYELHVGAFSPEGTFAGVKNRLDHLVDLGVTAIQLMPVAEFAGQRNWGYDGVLPFAPDSSYGTPDDLKDLIAAAHGKGLMVFNDVVYNHFGPEGNYLRQYAPNFFTHRFLTPWGDAFNFSGSRWVRQYFIHNALYWLEEYHFDGLRLDAVHAIFDDNSPGILEELAETVRQWPGFDRQVYLMLENDNNAPQYLRHDPAHPRRFFDAQWNDDLHHALHVLLTGETFGYYRDYGQQPMRHLGRCLTEGFAYQGEKSAYRQGRPRGKPSSDLPPTAFISFLQNHDMVGNRPLGERITDLSIPEAVRAATALLLLAPFPPLLFMGQEWACSSPFPYFVDFPEELAEQVAAGRRREFSGFPAFADDEVLSQMPLPGAPQTFQSAKLFWEEIELPHHRHWLEFHRELLRIRKREIIPRIGNLGGGQAGFRLLGDRAIHVRWRLNDGSVLLLNANLGREPISLDHPPEGQILYASAGDLQDEFRLGRLSPWSVLIYLEEPQS from the coding sequence ATGACCGACGTTCACAGTTGTCATCCGATGCCTTTCGGAACCCGGATCTTGGATGACGGCCGGGTCAATTTTCGCTTGTGGGCGCCGGGCGCCCAACGGGTCGAATTATGCCTGCAGGGCGCAGCGCCCGAATTCCGGCTGCACATGGCGGCTGAAGACGACGGCTGGTTCGGCATCACGACCGAGCTGGCCAGCAGCGGTTTTTATTACCAGTATCTGATCAACGGCACTCATTACGTGCCCGATCCGGCATCCCGCTATCAGCCGTGGGACGTGCACGGTTCCAGCCAGGTCGTCGACCCGTCGGCTTATCGCTGGCAGGACCACGGCTGGCAGGCCGGCCCCTGGGAAGATACGGTCATTTATGAGCTGCACGTCGGCGCGTTCAGCCCGGAAGGCACGTTCGCCGGAGTAAAAAACCGCCTGGATCATCTGGTCGATCTGGGCGTGACCGCGATCCAGCTCATGCCCGTCGCGGAGTTCGCCGGCCAGCGCAACTGGGGCTACGACGGTGTCTTGCCGTTTGCACCCGACAGCAGCTACGGCACGCCGGACGACCTGAAGGATCTGATCGCCGCCGCGCACGGCAAAGGCCTGATGGTCTTCAACGACGTGGTCTACAACCACTTCGGGCCGGAAGGGAATTATCTCCGGCAATACGCGCCGAATTTTTTCACCCACCGTTTTCTCACTCCCTGGGGCGACGCCTTCAATTTTTCCGGCAGCCGCTGGGTGCGGCAGTATTTCATTCACAACGCGCTGTACTGGCTGGAAGAATATCATTTCGACGGATTGAGGCTGGATGCGGTTCATGCCATTTTCGACGACAATTCGCCCGGCATTCTCGAGGAACTGGCTGAAACGGTGCGGCAATGGCCCGGCTTCGACCGGCAGGTGTATTTGATGCTGGAAAACGACAACAATGCTCCGCAGTATCTGCGGCACGATCCGGCACATCCTCGTCGCTTTTTCGATGCCCAGTGGAATGACGATCTGCACCACGCCCTGCACGTGCTGCTGACCGGGGAGACTTTCGGCTATTACCGGGATTACGGACAGCAACCGATGCGCCATCTGGGGCGCTGCCTGACCGAAGGCTTCGCTTATCAGGGCGAGAAGTCTGCTTATCGGCAAGGCCGGCCGAGAGGCAAACCGTCCTCGGATCTGCCGCCGACGGCTTTCATCTCCTTTTTACAGAATCACGACATGGTGGGCAACCGGCCTTTGGGCGAACGGATTACCGATCTGTCCATCCCGGAAGCGGTGCGGGCGGCTACCGCGCTGCTCCTGCTTGCGCCCTTTCCGCCGCTGTTGTTCATGGGGCAGGAATGGGCCTGTTCGTCGCCTTTTCCTTATTTTGTGGATTTTCCCGAGGAACTGGCCGAGCAAGTGGCGGCGGGCCGCCGCCGGGAATTCTCCGGGTTTCCGGCGTTCGCCGACGATGAGGTGCTGAGCCAGATGCCGCTGCCCGGCGCGCCGCAAACCTTTCAGTCCGCCAAACTGTTCTGGGAGGAAATCGAGCTGCCGCACCACCGGCACTGGCTGGAATTCCACCGCGAATTGCTGCGCATCCGGAAACGCGAGATTATTCCGAGGATAGGAAATCTAGGCGGCGGGCAAGCCGGCTTCCGGTTGCTGGGAGATCGGGCGATTCATGTGCGCTGGCGATTGAACGACGGTTCCGTGCTGCTGTTGAACGCGAATCTCGGCCGGGAGCCGATTTCTCTGGATCATCCGCCGGAAGGTCAAATATTGTATGCCAGCGCCGGCGATTTGCAGGATGAATTTCGTCTCGGGCGCCTAAGTCCCTGGTCGGTGCTGATTTATCTCGAGGAGCCGCAGTCATGA
- a CDS encoding glycosyltransferase, with translation MTTMLESYAEVTGRDVIRHLQQLTEPLRGKTLVHVNSTRMGGGVAEILDKLVPLSRELGIDTRWEVITGDSDFYQCTKNFHNAIQGNRVATSEKLLDHFLEVNEQNAVQLRPILEEADYVIIHDPQPMALLSFCPKRKGKWIWRCHIDASHPHRGTWRFIDRFIRNYDASIFSLPQFVQKLPHPSYIVSPSIDPLSEKNVELAQDELDAVRQRFELAPEAPLITQISRFDRFKDPQGVIEAYKLAKKYIPSLQLVLAGGGASDDPEGEAVLSEVRLAAGEDPDIKILLLPPDAHRTINALQRLSDIVLQKSTREGFGLTVTEALWKGKPVIGGDTGGIRLQVIDFHTGFLVNTPEGAALRIRYLFNQKQQMLEMGNKGREFVRENFLLTRQLREYLTLLVSLQYGAVDRLELS, from the coding sequence ATGACTACGATGTTGGAATCTTATGCCGAGGTCACCGGCCGGGACGTCATCCGGCACCTTCAGCAGTTGACCGAGCCGCTCAGGGGCAAGACGCTGGTTCACGTCAACTCCACGAGGATGGGCGGCGGCGTCGCCGAGATCCTGGACAAACTGGTGCCGTTAAGCCGCGAACTCGGCATCGACACGCGCTGGGAAGTCATCACCGGAGACAGCGATTTTTACCAGTGCACGAAGAATTTTCATAACGCCATCCAGGGCAACCGGGTCGCTACCTCCGAAAAGCTGTTGGATCATTTCCTGGAAGTGAACGAACAGAACGCCGTCCAGTTGCGGCCGATTCTGGAAGAGGCGGATTACGTCATAATCCACGATCCGCAACCGATGGCGCTGCTGTCGTTCTGTCCCAAGCGCAAGGGCAAATGGATCTGGCGCTGCCATATCGACGCCAGTCATCCGCATCGCGGAACCTGGCGCTTTATCGATCGCTTCATCCGGAATTACGACGCCAGCATTTTTTCTTTGCCGCAGTTCGTGCAGAAGCTGCCCCATCCTTCCTACATCGTCTCGCCCAGCATCGACCCCTTAAGCGAAAAGAACGTGGAGCTGGCTCAAGACGAACTGGACGCTGTCCGGCAGCGTTTCGAACTGGCTCCCGAGGCGCCGCTGATCACTCAGATTTCCCGTTTCGACCGCTTCAAAGATCCGCAAGGCGTTATCGAAGCCTATAAGCTGGCGAAAAAATACATTCCTTCCTTGCAACTGGTGCTGGCCGGAGGCGGCGCCAGCGACGATCCCGAAGGCGAGGCCGTGCTCAGCGAAGTGCGCCTCGCCGCGGGCGAGGATCCCGACATTAAAATATTGCTGCTGCCGCCGGACGCCCATCGCACGATCAACGCGCTGCAGAGGCTGTCCGATATCGTGCTGCAGAAATCCACTAGGGAGGGTTTCGGTTTGACCGTCACCGAAGCGTTATGGAAAGGCAAGCCGGTGATCGGCGGCGATACCGGCGGCATTCGTCTGCAGGTGATCGATTTTCATACCGGTTTTCTGGTGAATACGCCGGAAGGCGCCGCCCTGCGTATCCGCTATCTGTTCAACCAGAAGCAGCAAATGCTGGAGATGGGCAACAAAGGCAGGGAGTTCGTCCGCGAAAACTTTCTGTTGACCCGGCAATTGCGCGAGTATCTGACTTTATTGGTCTCCCTCCAGTACGGCGCCGTCGACCGGCTGGAACTGAGTTGA